One Dermacentor silvarum isolate Dsil-2018 unplaced genomic scaffold, BIME_Dsil_1.4 Seq328, whole genome shotgun sequence genomic region harbors:
- the LOC125941798 gene encoding uncharacterized protein LOC125941798, which produces MLSAGNSVSASGRGSSTPFLNEDASYKVVLPRLPTGNDVLNSIFLHADLSGRPYRAPDFRDALLEVVDTADIIGVGQYQMSHVWMVTCASSAAKHKLVACGELRVKGLKCMVIDPETKNIKLKLLWLPPHLEARRVEEAFQAYGQVKSVEREVWRCTGMEQWVTTNREVSLVLKDTVTVSSIPHIMSIYGHQCLVLIPGRPPLCLRCKRVGHVRRQCRTPRCLQCHRFGHSVYACVSTYANKLRSGQHSAEEPQLDHLMDATEIVDATGEATGGIRDEEQESPEPMPSSHSIPSKATGNNSVCTHDLENLKEKPPDGDKEEEAMDSSQARKRPAPCNDETTGSAVQAPESVPSSAQRVPSPGDGVPRRFCQRSKESAIKKCKGSKTTDLPVAKGDEEQKL; this is translated from the coding sequence ATGCTCTCTGCTGGAAACAGCGTATCGGCCTCAGGCCGAGGATCGTCGACTCCGTTTCTGAATGAAGATGCAAGCTACAAAGTTGTCCTCCCGCGTCTACCAACCGGTAACGATGTGCTGAATTCCATTTTTCTTCATGCGGACTTGAGTGGCAGACCATACCGTGCTCCTGACTTCCGAGACGCTCTGCTTGAAGTAGTGGATACTGCAGATATTATAGGTGTAGGacagtatcagatgagccatgtATGGATGGTTACCTGCGCTAGTAGTGCGGCGAAACATAAACTCGTCGCCTGTGGTGAGCTCCGTGTCAAAGGACTGAAGTGCATGGTGATAGATCCGGAGACTAAAAATATCAAGCTCAAATTACTCTGGCTTCCGCCTCACCTTGAAGCTCGACGGGTTGAAGAGGCGTTCCAGGCGTACGGTCAGGTGAAGTCTGTCGAGAGAGAGGTGTGGAGATGCACTGGTATGGAACAGTGGGTGACGACAAACCGGGAGGTTTCCTTGGTGCTCAAAGATACTGTCACCGTAAGCTCAATACCACACATTATGTCCATTTATGGACACCAGTGCCTGGTACTTATCCCCGGCAGGCCTCCGCTGTGCCTTCGTTGCAAGCGTGTGGGACATGTCCGTCGACAATGCAGAACGCCGAGGTGCTTGCAGTGCCACCGATTTGGCCACTCGGTGTACGCCTGTGTATCGACCTATGCCAATAAGCTTCGTTCTGGGCAGCACAGCGCAGAAGAGCCCCAACTGGACCATCTCATGGATGCTACAGAGATAGTCGATGCTACCGGAGAAGCCACAGGCGGCATCAGGGACGAAGAACAGGAGTCTCCAGAGCCAATGCCGAGCAGCCACAGCATCCCAAGCAAAGCTACTGGCAATAACTCGGTTTGCACACATGACCTAGAAAACCTTAAAGAAAAGCCCCCCGATGGCGACAAGGAAGAAGAGGCGATGGACAGCAGTCAAGCGAGGAAGCGTCCGGCACCGTGCAACGATGAAACAACGGGGAGTGCAGTACAGGCACCCGAGAGTGTGCCTTCTAGTGCTCAACGGGTTCCCTCCCCTGGTGATGGTGTGCCGCGGCGGTTTTGTCAGCGAAGTAAGGAGAGTGCTATAAAGAAGTGCAAAGGGAGCAAGACCACAGATTTACCTGTGGCCAAGGGTGATGAAGAACAAAAGCTTTAG